From the genome of Deinococcus sp. AJ005, one region includes:
- a CDS encoding carbohydrate ABC transporter permease, which yields MLKASHPAIQNDPHALLAAQLKAKRKQRRFLTDLLAYAVLIVIALIMLYPFYWTFITSIEPTGNIYEAKILPKAVGIRNYAEMWKGTTVPFWRLILNSVIICTLGVSLTVTLATLAAYPLAKMRFPGRDLIFYAILALMVLPNESGLIVNYITTIKLGLLQQTNPILDAIRQYMAVVLPGLASIVGLFLLRQAYLTIPLELIEAARIDGGSELTIWRRIMLPLAMPTIAAFAILEFVAYWNSFLWARIMLPDKNMLPLSAGLLELSGTFSTNSRAVMAGAVITIIPILIVFAFGQKYFMKGLEGAVKG from the coding sequence ATGCTTAAAGCCTCTCACCCTGCCATTCAGAACGATCCACATGCATTGTTGGCGGCGCAACTGAAGGCCAAGCGCAAGCAACGCCGCTTTTTGACTGATCTGCTGGCCTACGCCGTGCTGATCGTCATTGCGCTGATCATGCTGTACCCGTTTTACTGGACATTCATTACCAGCATTGAACCCACCGGGAACATCTACGAGGCCAAGATTCTGCCCAAGGCGGTGGGCATCCGCAATTACGCCGAGATGTGGAAGGGGACCACCGTTCCGTTCTGGCGGCTGATCCTGAACAGCGTCATCATCTGCACGCTGGGCGTCTCGCTGACGGTGACGCTGGCGACGCTGGCCGCTTACCCACTGGCAAAGATGCGTTTTCCGGGCCGTGATCTGATCTTCTACGCGATTCTGGCGCTGATGGTGCTGCCTAACGAGTCGGGGCTGATCGTCAATTACATCACCACCATCAAGCTGGGGCTGCTGCAACAGACCAACCCGATTCTTGACGCCATCCGGCAATACATGGCGGTGGTGTTGCCGGGGTTGGCGAGTATCGTGGGGCTGTTTCTGCTGCGGCAGGCGTACCTGACCATTCCGCTGGAACTGATCGAGGCGGCCCGCATCGACGGCGGCTCGGAATTGACCATCTGGCGGCGGATCATGCTGCCGCTGGCAATGCCCACCATCGCGGCCTTTGCCATCCTGGAATTCGTGGCGTACTGGAATTCATTCTTGTGGGCGCGGATCATGCTGCCCGACAAGAACATGCTGCCCCTCTCGGCGGGGTTGCTGGAACTCAGCGGGACTTTCAGCACCAACAGCCGCGCGGTGATGGCGGGCGCGGTGATCACGATTATTCCCATCCTGATCGTCTTCGCCTTCGGGCAAAAGTACTTTATGAAGGGGCTGGAGGGGGCGGTCAAGGGGTGA
- a CDS encoding carbohydrate ABC transporter permease, protein MTTTPRRASRREQHRVGGTGAKVTTRNTLIAYAFLMPFLILLVVYHTWPVIFGTYLAFTKYNIISPPEWVGLANFRELFADEQFWSGLKNSLKYILIVPVIQVIAILVALLVNRPMKGIGFFRTAFYVPVVTSFAVVGLMWNWMYQQDGAVNTVLGFIGLPQKGSFLNNPATALYAVMFVTLWKGIGYYMVLYLAGLQSISPELEEAATIDGASRVQVFWNITLPGLRPTILVCSLLSTISAIKVFEEIYVMTQGYPAGSTYTALFYTYSRAFQDYKYGLAAAGGIIIALISIIFGLINFRLTRGGKVDA, encoded by the coding sequence ATGACCACAACCCCCCGGCGAGCCTCGCGCCGAGAACAGCACCGTGTCGGCGGAACAGGTGCGAAAGTGACCACCCGCAATACGCTGATCGCCTACGCCTTCCTGATGCCATTCCTGATCCTGCTGGTCGTTTACCACACCTGGCCGGTCATCTTCGGCACGTATCTGGCGTTCACCAAGTACAACATCATCAGCCCGCCAGAGTGGGTGGGGCTGGCAAACTTCCGGGAGCTGTTTGCCGATGAGCAGTTCTGGTCCGGGCTGAAGAACAGCCTCAAATACATCCTGATCGTGCCGGTGATTCAGGTGATCGCCATTCTGGTGGCGCTGCTGGTCAACCGGCCCATGAAAGGCATCGGCTTTTTTCGCACCGCTTTTTACGTGCCCGTCGTGACCAGTTTTGCCGTGGTGGGGCTGATGTGGAACTGGATGTATCAGCAGGACGGCGCGGTGAATACGGTGCTGGGCTTTATCGGCCTCCCGCAGAAGGGCAGTTTTCTGAATAACCCCGCCACCGCGCTGTACGCCGTGATGTTCGTGACGCTGTGGAAGGGCATCGGCTACTACATGGTGCTGTATCTGGCGGGCCTGCAAAGCATCAGCCCGGAGCTGGAGGAAGCCGCCACCATCGACGGCGCAAGCCGCGTGCAGGTGTTCTGGAACATCACGCTGCCGGGGCTGCGGCCCACGATTCTGGTGTGCAGCCTGCTGTCCACCATCAGCGCCATCAAGGTGTTCGAGGAAATTTACGTGATGACCCAGGGCTATCCGGCGGGCAGCACGTACACGGCGCTTTTTTACACGTATTCGCGGGCCTTTCAGGATTACAAGTACGGGCTGGCGGCGGCAGGAGGAATCATCATCGCCCTCATCTCCATTATTTTCGGGCTAATCAACTTCCGCCTGACGCGGGGGGGCAAAGTCGATGCTTAA
- the icd gene encoding NADP-dependent isocitrate dehydrogenase yields the protein MSSHIQRPEQGEKISMQGDKLNVPNHPVIPFVEGDGTGADIWKASVRVLDAAVEKAYGNERKIEWMEVYAGEKSVQVYGEGQWLPQETIDAFDEYLIGIKGPLTTPVGGGIRSINVALRQELDLYACVRPVQYFAGVPSPLKHPEYVNMTIFRENTEDIYAGIEYMAGTPEADKVRDFLVKEMGVTKIRFPDSSSFGVKPVSKDGTERLVRAAIQYAIDNDRKSVSLVHKGNIMKFTEGAFRDWGYELAKNEFGAKEIDGGPWCELPNGIVIKDVIADNFLQQILLRPKEYDVIATLNLNGDYISDALAAQVGGIGIAPGANINYVTGHAIFEATHGTAPKYAGKNVINPSSVILSAEMMLRYMGWIEAADMILKGLDATIAQKVVTYDFARNMEGAKEVKTSEFADAIIGNMA from the coding sequence ATGAGCAGCCATATTCAGCGGCCCGAACAGGGCGAGAAGATCAGCATGCAGGGCGACAAACTGAACGTCCCCAACCATCCCGTCATTCCCTTTGTGGAGGGCGACGGCACTGGCGCGGATATCTGGAAGGCCAGCGTACGCGTGCTGGACGCCGCCGTCGAAAAGGCATACGGCAACGAGCGCAAGATCGAGTGGATGGAAGTCTACGCGGGTGAGAAGAGCGTGCAGGTCTACGGCGAGGGCCAGTGGCTCCCGCAGGAAACCATCGACGCCTTCGACGAATACCTGATTGGGATCAAGGGGCCGCTGACCACCCCCGTCGGCGGCGGCATCCGCAGCATCAACGTGGCCCTGCGCCAGGAGCTTGACCTGTACGCCTGCGTGCGTCCGGTGCAGTACTTCGCGGGCGTGCCCAGCCCCCTCAAGCACCCCGAATACGTCAACATGACCATCTTCCGCGAGAACACAGAAGACATTTACGCAGGCATCGAGTACATGGCCGGAACCCCCGAGGCCGACAAGGTGCGCGATTTCCTGGTCAAAGAGATGGGCGTGACCAAGATCCGCTTCCCCGACAGCTCGTCTTTCGGTGTCAAGCCCGTCTCCAAGGACGGCACCGAGCGGCTGGTGCGCGCCGCCATCCAGTACGCCATCGACAATGACCGCAAGAGCGTGTCGCTGGTGCATAAGGGCAACATCATGAAGTTCACCGAGGGCGCGTTCCGCGACTGGGGCTATGAACTGGCCAAGAACGAATTCGGCGCGAAGGAAATCGACGGCGGCCCGTGGTGCGAACTGCCCAACGGAATTGTCATCAAGGACGTGATCGCCGACAACTTCCTCCAGCAGATTCTGCTGCGCCCCAAGGAATACGACGTGATCGCCACGCTGAACCTTAACGGCGATTACATCAGTGACGCGCTGGCAGCACAGGTGGGCGGCATCGGCATCGCGCCGGGGGCGAACATCAACTACGTGACTGGCCACGCCATCTTCGAGGCCACCCACGGCACCGCGCCCAAGTACGCGGGCAAGAACGTGATTAACCCCAGCTCCGTGATCCTGTCCGCCGAGATGATGCTGCGCTACATGGGCTGGATCGAAGCCGCCGACATGATCCTGAAGGGTCTGGACGCCACCATTGCCCAGAAAGTGGTGACCTACGACTTTGCCCGCAACATGGAAGGCGCGAAGGAAGTCAAGACCAGCGAATTTGCCGACGCGATCATCGGCAACATGGCGTAA
- a CDS encoding class I SAM-dependent methyltransferase has product MTNPDRFLGRAGVYASARPTYPPALGEWLAGLGLLSGRVTDVGAGTGLFTRLLLAHGTGPDFAVDAVEPNPEMRAQLETALDHEVKAGRLRVHDGTSEAMSLASASVSLITAAQAAHWFSPAPTVQEFRRVLVPGGRVLLVWNDWRGVDTPFNAAYREVVTLFSREDGELISRVPEQELPALMPGGFKTQAFDNPIPFTRERLRALSGSVSYLPSPNDPQFAVVGQHLDTAFKNHAVENHVTLTYQTYAYLGRLD; this is encoded by the coding sequence GTGACCAACCCAGACCGCTTTCTGGGCCGCGCGGGTGTGTACGCCTCCGCCCGCCCGACATATCCCCCGGCGCTGGGCGAGTGGCTGGCCGGTTTGGGCCTGCTCTCTGGCCGGGTGACGGATGTGGGGGCGGGAACGGGGTTGTTCACTCGGCTGCTGCTGGCGCACGGAACTGGGCCAGATTTCGCCGTAGACGCCGTGGAACCCAACCCGGAAATGCGCGCCCAGCTTGAAACGGCGCTGGATCATGAAGTGAAGGCAGGGCGTTTGCGGGTCCATGACGGCACTTCAGAGGCCATGTCTCTGGCTTCCGCTTCTGTCTCGCTGATCACTGCTGCTCAAGCTGCTCACTGGTTTTCCCCCGCCCCCACCGTGCAGGAGTTCCGGCGTGTGCTGGTTCCTGGCGGGCGGGTCTTGCTTGTCTGGAACGACTGGCGCGGCGTGGATACACCGTTCAATGCTGCGTACCGCGAAGTCGTAACCCTTTTCAGCCGCGAGGACGGCGAGCTGATTTCGCGCGTGCCGGAGCAGGAATTGCCTGCGCTGATGCCGGGGGGCTTCAAGACCCAGGCTTTCGACAATCCCATTCCCTTTACCCGCGAACGCCTGCGCGCCCTATCGGGAAGCGTCAGCTATCTGCCGTCTCCGAACGATCCTCAGTTTGCGGTTGTGGGGCAGCATTTGGACACAGCCTTCAAAAATCACGCAGTCGAAAATCATGTCACGCTGACCTACCAAACATATGCCTATCTGGGGCGATTGGACTGA
- a CDS encoding Panacea domain-containing protein — MTIAIDDPTRTGYAAEVVANAFLELARTEGRKLTQMQVHKLVYIAHGYTLALLGRPLMYNAVHAWQRGPVVRQLWQHWGERGRVPIAAPLPVAPGEPELNGDQEAMDVIRSVWNGYGGMDGGALSGLTHRAGSPWSQTYGLQDNLIPDEITREYYTRLARSA, encoded by the coding sequence ATGACCATTGCCATCGACGATCCCACACGCACCGGATACGCCGCCGAGGTGGTGGCGAACGCCTTTCTGGAACTGGCCCGCACGGAAGGCCGCAAACTTACGCAGATGCAGGTGCATAAGCTGGTGTACATCGCGCACGGCTACACGCTGGCGCTGCTGGGCCGCCCGCTGATGTACAACGCGGTGCATGCCTGGCAACGTGGCCCGGTGGTGCGTCAGTTGTGGCAACACTGGGGTGAACGGGGCAGGGTGCCGATTGCTGCCCCCCTGCCCGTCGCCCCCGGCGAACCCGAACTGAACGGTGACCAGGAGGCGATGGACGTGATTCGCAGCGTCTGGAACGGCTACGGCGGTATGGACGGCGGCGCACTGTCCGGTCTGACCCACCGCGCGGGCAGTCCGTGGTCCCAGACCTACGGGTTGCAGGACAACCTGATTCCCGACGAGATTACCCGCGAGTACTACACCCGTCTGGCTCGGAGTGCCTGA
- a CDS encoding acyl-CoA dehydrogenase family protein gives MDFTLNDEQRQLQQLARDFARKEIIPIAAEYDRREELPWQVVEKAFEVGLLNPTIPEHAGGLGLGMFDECLIGEELAYGCMGIYTVLMASELGIAPILIGGTEEQQARFLGPLTEKAGLAAFALSEPGNGSDAAGMATMARDDGDAWILNGAKMWISNGGLAEFNVVFATTDKNGGHKATVALVVPKDAEGFSHNKIKHKMGQRASLTSELVFEDVRVPKENQLGGLGDGFKIAMKTLDKTRIPVAAGSVGIARRAMEESIKYAKEREAFGKPITEFQAIQFKLAEMAMGIETGRLMYQKAAWLVDQGMPHGFESAIAKAYCSEMAFSAANEGIQVHGGYGYVGEYPVEKLLRDVKLNMIYEGTNEIQRVVIARNLLK, from the coding sequence ATGGATTTCACCCTGAACGATGAACAGCGCCAGCTCCAGCAACTCGCCCGCGACTTTGCCCGTAAAGAAATCATTCCGATTGCCGCCGAGTATGACCGTCGTGAAGAACTGCCGTGGCAGGTGGTGGAAAAGGCATTTGAAGTCGGCCTGCTGAACCCTACCATTCCCGAACACGCGGGCGGCCTGGGCCTGGGCATGTTCGACGAATGCCTGATCGGCGAGGAACTGGCCTACGGCTGCATGGGCATCTACACCGTGCTGATGGCTTCCGAACTGGGAATTGCCCCCATCCTGATCGGCGGCACCGAGGAACAGCAGGCCCGGTTCCTGGGACCGCTGACCGAGAAAGCTGGGCTGGCCGCCTTTGCCCTCTCCGAACCCGGCAACGGCTCGGACGCGGCGGGGATGGCGACAATGGCCCGCGACGACGGCGACGCCTGGATCTTGAACGGCGCGAAGATGTGGATCAGCAATGGCGGGCTGGCCGAGTTTAACGTGGTCTTTGCCACCACCGATAAGAATGGCGGGCATAAGGCGACGGTGGCTCTGGTGGTGCCGAAAGATGCCGAGGGTTTCAGCCACAACAAGATCAAGCACAAGATGGGCCAGCGCGCCAGCCTGACCAGCGAACTGGTGTTCGAGGACGTGCGCGTGCCCAAGGAAAACCAACTCGGCGGCCTGGGCGACGGCTTCAAGATCGCCATGAAGACGCTGGACAAGACGCGTATTCCGGTGGCTGCCGGGTCCGTGGGCATTGCCCGCCGCGCGATGGAAGAGAGCATCAAGTACGCCAAGGAGCGCGAGGCGTTCGGCAAGCCCATTACCGAATTTCAGGCCATTCAATTCAAGCTGGCCGAGATGGCGATGGGCATTGAAACGGGCCGCCTGATGTACCAGAAGGCCGCGTGGCTGGTGGACCAGGGAATGCCGCACGGCTTCGAGAGCGCGATTGCCAAGGCATACTGCTCGGAAATGGCCTTCAGCGCCGCCAACGAGGGCATTCAGGTCCACGGCGGCTACGGCTACGTGGGCGAGTACCCAGTGGAAAAGCTACTGCGCGACGTGAAGCTGAACATGATCTACGAGGGAACGAACGAGATTCAGCGCGTGGTGATTGCCCGGAATCTGCTGAAGTAA
- a CDS encoding LGFP repeat-containing protein, with translation MQNRITHSVRMDITDDETFGSDEHAHVTRGGTLVLDTARPKLTDLTIGKCGGEVRVELSVTYRQAAGGAVSVSGRALLYEGTSENTTDLDGRASFDGTVASGASRGFNVRVRNTDEGGDFADIRVDVNNLALNENDPCPNIDAKAAALGAGFTGNAVSGCEAVRGGHRKRFQNADIYYSPSSGAHELHGEIRRKYDSRGGPDSDLALPVTDETGTPDGVGRYNHCSGNGSIYWHPRTGPMTVRGGIRARWAQTGWERGAYGYPTSDELNIGQNPWQWYSDFQNGVIFFEGSGVVEPATASLSGAQVLAAFAAAFRRRTADDPRVNIDSVVVIGVSDSAYDFTRSGNRVVTYRVSGEISSGHWYIPDPNFEVTIPVQFAASPPPDARREVALSARQAGVIGIHVDNFAGLGIHDVANALHDKLAAIFNRPIALGSVPAIAGLLSFKVMKDSGLTLYFRPDVAGRFAAGAAQTMLNDIRI, from the coding sequence ATGCAGAACAGAATCACGCACAGCGTCAGGATGGACATCACCGACGACGAGACCTTCGGCAGCGACGAACATGCCCATGTGACCCGTGGGGGAACGCTGGTGTTGGACACTGCCCGGCCAAAGCTGACCGATCTGACCATCGGCAAGTGCGGCGGCGAGGTGCGGGTGGAACTGAGTGTCACGTATCGGCAGGCGGCGGGCGGCGCGGTCAGTGTGTCGGGCCGCGCCCTGCTGTATGAGGGCACCAGCGAGAACACCACCGATCTGGATGGCCGCGCCAGTTTTGACGGCACGGTGGCCAGCGGGGCCTCGCGCGGCTTCAACGTGCGCGTCCGCAACACCGACGAGGGCGGCGATTTCGCGGATATTCGTGTGGACGTGAACAACCTGGCCCTGAACGAGAACGATCCCTGCCCCAACATCGACGCCAAGGCAGCAGCGCTGGGGGCGGGATTCACTGGCAACGCCGTGTCCGGCTGCGAGGCAGTGCGCGGGGGCCACCGCAAACGCTTTCAGAACGCCGACATTTACTATTCGCCGTCCAGCGGGGCGCATGAGCTTCACGGCGAAATCCGGCGCAAGTACGACAGCAGGGGGGGGCCGGACAGTGATCTGGCGTTGCCCGTCACCGATGAAACCGGCACCCCGGATGGTGTGGGGCGCTACAACCACTGCTCTGGCAACGGCAGTATCTACTGGCATCCCCGCACTGGCCCGATGACGGTGCGCGGCGGCATTCGTGCCCGCTGGGCGCAGACCGGCTGGGAGCGCGGCGCATACGGCTACCCCACATCGGATGAGCTGAACATCGGCCAGAACCCGTGGCAGTGGTACAGCGACTTTCAGAACGGCGTGATCTTCTTCGAGGGGAGCGGCGTGGTGGAACCGGCCACCGCCAGCCTGAGCGGCGCGCAGGTGCTGGCTGCTTTTGCCGCTGCCTTTCGCCGCCGCACTGCCGACGATCCCCGCGTGAACATCGATTCCGTGGTGGTCATTGGCGTCAGCGACAGCGCCTACGACTTCACGCGTAGCGGTAACCGGGTGGTTACCTACCGCGTATCCGGCGAGATCAGCAGCGGTCACTGGTACATCCCTGATCCCAATTTCGAGGTCACGATTCCGGTGCAGTTCGCCGCCTCGCCCCCGCCCGACGCCCGGCGCGAGGTGGCCCTGAGCGCGCGGCAGGCCGGGGTGATCGGCATTCATGTGGACAATTTCGCGGGTCTTGGCATCCACGACGTGGCAAACGCCCTGCATGACAAACTGGCAGCCATCTTTAACCGCCCGATAGCGCTGGGCAGCGTTCCTGCCATTGCCGGTCTGCTGAGCTTCAAGGTCATGAAGGACAGTGGCCTGACCCTGTACTTCCGCCCCGATGTGGCCGGACGTTTTGCCGCCGGGGCGGCGCAGACTATGCTGAACGACATTCGGATTTGA
- the holA gene encoding DNA polymerase III subunit delta, whose product MTLLAFTGNRFLAEEALRETLIKRGLNPRDLPRLGGDDVTAQTLGPHLSPGLFGDGGVIVDFEGVKPDKALLELLAGAAITVAVLDETAPATRSKLYQARGEQIVSAAPSKPGEISGWVVQYAKKQKLPLDRDAAAYLAEVFGSDLAGIASELTKLALLGGPHTRQSVQRIVGREPPGDSFAMLGAATAGRPGEAVGQLRRLLASGEDPFKLMGAVVWQYSLVVRCVALLQEEGRVTETAAAQRLGVKPYPAKKALDVARKLNEAKIRTHMGRILDADLAMKRGLDAGVTLERLIVQLSV is encoded by the coding sequence TTGACCCTGCTGGCCTTTACCGGCAACCGCTTTCTGGCCGAGGAAGCCCTGCGCGAAACCCTGATTAAGCGCGGCCTGAACCCCCGCGATCTGCCCCGGCTGGGCGGTGACGACGTGACGGCCCAGACCCTGGGACCACACCTGTCCCCCGGTCTGTTTGGAGACGGCGGCGTGATCGTGGACTTTGAAGGCGTCAAGCCCGATAAGGCGCTGCTGGAACTGCTGGCGGGCGCGGCAATTACGGTGGCCGTGCTGGACGAAACGGCCCCCGCCACGCGCAGCAAGCTGTATCAGGCACGCGGCGAGCAGATCGTCTCCGCCGCGCCCAGCAAGCCCGGCGAAATCAGTGGCTGGGTGGTGCAGTACGCCAAGAAGCAAAAGCTCCCGCTGGACAGGGACGCCGCCGCTTATCTGGCCGAGGTCTTCGGCTCCGATCTAGCGGGCATTGCCAGCGAACTGACCAAGCTGGCCCTGCTGGGCGGCCCGCACACCCGCCAGAGCGTGCAGCGCATCGTGGGCCGCGAGCCGCCGGGAGACAGCTTTGCCATGCTGGGCGCGGCGACGGCAGGCCGCCCCGGTGAGGCGGTGGGGCAACTGCGCCGCCTGCTGGCTTCCGGCGAGGACCCCTTCAAGCTGATGGGCGCGGTGGTCTGGCAATACAGTCTGGTGGTCCGCTGCGTGGCCCTGCTGCAAGAGGAAGGCCGCGTCACCGAGACGGCAGCAGCCCAGCGCTTGGGCGTCAAGCCGTATCCGGCCAAGAAGGCGCTGGACGTGGCCCGCAAGCTGAACGAGGCCAAGATTCGCACCCACATGGGCCGGATTCTGGACGCCGATCTGGCCATGAAACGTGGCCTGGACGCCGGGGTCACGCTGGAACGGCTGATCGTGCAACTGAGCGTGTAG
- a CDS encoding serine/threonine-protein kinase — protein sequence MTPQELTARTPLAERGGVLSEAGQWRGLSVFVKTLMVDDPNALARFQHEGRVAAALNHPALVPLLAASPTQLIFPFITGGTLRERLEKGPLDIDEATSVGMGLLRGVAYLHGQGVTHQDLKPENVLLQGGLARWDTVRIIDFGMSHALHLPLDIHSGTRMGTPHFMAPEQFYGMRGDARSDLYSVGVLLFDCLAGEPPYADALGWLAGIHTTRAELPGPEALHPLLRAALSRDPAQRPGSAVGMHDELCQARLALGLPALPHADLPEAAVKVLHGTREDCAAEDGGF from the coding sequence ATGACACCACAGGAGCTGACCGCGCGGACGCCGCTGGCCGAACGGGGCGGTGTTCTGAGCGAGGCGGGGCAGTGGCGCGGCCTATCGGTGTTCGTCAAAACCCTGATGGTGGACGATCCCAATGCCCTGGCCCGCTTTCAACACGAGGGCCGGGTGGCGGCAGCGCTGAATCATCCGGCCCTGGTGCCCCTGCTGGCGGCCTCGCCCACCCAGTTGATCTTCCCCTTCATCACGGGCGGTACCCTGCGCGAGCGGCTGGAAAAAGGGCCGCTGGATATCGATGAGGCCACGTCCGTCGGGATGGGCCTGCTGCGCGGCGTGGCTTACCTGCACGGTCAGGGCGTGACGCATCAGGACCTGAAACCAGAAAATGTGCTGCTTCAGGGCGGACTGGCCCGCTGGGACACGGTGCGGATCATCGACTTCGGCATGAGCCACGCCCTGCACCTGCCGCTGGACATCCACAGCGGCACCCGTATGGGCACGCCGCATTTCATGGCCCCGGAGCAGTTTTACGGTATGCGCGGCGACGCCCGCAGCGACCTGTATTCGGTGGGCGTGCTGCTGTTCGACTGTCTGGCCGGCGAGCCGCCCTACGCCGACGCGCTGGGCTGGCTGGCGGGTATTCACACCACGCGGGCCGAATTGCCCGGCCCGGAGGCGCTGCACCCCCTGCTGCGCGCCGCCCTGTCGCGCGATCCGGCGCAGCGCCCTGGCAGCGCCGTGGGCATGCACGACGAGCTGTGTCAGGCCCGGCTGGCGCTGGGGTTGCCCGCCCTGCCCCATGCCGATTTGCCCGAAGCCGCCGTGAAAGTCCTCCACGGTACACGAGAAGACTGTGCGGCGGAGGACGGCGGCTTTTGA